The nucleotide window CTGTACAAGGTTGCAGAAGAGCTGTTCTAAGCAAAGTCGATTCGCTTTGTATTGAACTCAATTACTGAATGCCGTTTGCTTAACCGTAAACGGCATTTTTATTGGTTTGGATTACAGATGACGGAGCGCTTCGCTTACAGATTACGGGAGGTCTTCTTTTCAGTATTCAGTAAGCCCCAAACTTTTTCCTAAAATCTCTGGCTTTATTCTATCAGCATTAATTTCCGCTCGTGAAGCGCAAACATGTAACCAAGTAAACCACCTAATATATTACCCACCGCAACACCAATAAATAGCCCTTCCACGTCGTACAGGTGGCTGCCAATCCAAGCTGCTGGCAAAGTGAATACGAACAAGCGCATAAAGCTCCATTGGAAGGCGCGCAATGGTTTATGCATCGCATTCAATCCGCTCACTAATATCATCACAATACCTTGGAAACCGTAGCTGAACGGCACAACAAGCAGATAATGCCAAAGCAGGCTTTTTACTGCTTCTTCTTGTGAGAAAAGAGCGGCAAGAGGAATGCTCAATGGCACCATCGCCAGAAAAATCAGCCCTTGAAACACCACCGCAAAACGCATGCTGATAAACAGTCCGGCGAACGCACGCTGTGGGTTGTTGGCCCCCAGATTTTGCGCCATAAAGGGGGTCAGTGCAGAGGTCAGAGACATCAGTACCAGAAGGAGTATCGATTCAATTCGCTGAGCGGCTCCATAAGCGGCAACCGCTGCGGTGCCGTGGCTTGACAGTAGCATCATCAAAATGGCACCTGACAGAGGAGTCATTGCCGTAGATAGTGCGGCTGGTGTGCCAATTTTTAATGTTTGCTGCCAATCTTGTTTGAGTCGTTTCCACTGTGGTTGAGCGAGTAACTGTTCGCGTTTTATGAGCAAGTAGAATGAGCCCAACAACGCTCCCAACCAGCTGAAGGCACTCGCAATTGCAGCACCTTGGATTCCAAGCTCAGGGAAA belongs to Vibrio sp. STUT-A11 and includes:
- a CDS encoding MATE family efflux transporter; translated protein: MLERNKPEHQATDKHGLLSAPIPETLRKMTVPMTVGMIAILMFNLVDTFFISLLGTQALAAISYTFPVTFGVNCITMGIGMGLSTNIGRLLGQGHSAQAARFTTHGLLLAVMLVVIASSVGFVTIRPLFGFLGAADDLLPLIEQYMHVWYLTIPLLVIPMAGNSAIRATGDTKTPAKIMMLAGLINGILDPLLIFGLGPFPELGIQGAAIASAFSWLGALLGSFYLLIKREQLLAQPQWKRLKQDWQQTLKIGTPAALSTAMTPLSGAILMMLLSSHGTAAVAAYGAAQRIESILLLVLMSLTSALTPFMAQNLGANNPQRAFAGLFISMRFAVVFQGLIFLAMVPLSIPLAALFSQEEAVKSLLWHYLLVVPFSYGFQGIVMILVSGLNAMHKPLRAFQWSFMRLFVFTLPAAWIGSHLYDVEGLFIGVAVGNILGGLLGYMFALHERKLMLIE